One window of the Prochlorococcus marinus XMU1411 genome contains the following:
- the aroA gene encoding 3-phosphoshikimate 1-carboxyvinyltransferase, whose product MYNIRTIKGGVNLKGKVKVPGDKSISHRALIIGSIAKGETTIEGFLHSEDPLSTADCLRKLGVNIPEIKKNEPFTISGLGLDGFKEPKEILNCGNSGTTMRLLMGLLAGQEGRNFILTGDISLNERPMGRVGKPLSLMGGKIFGREKGNKAPISIDGNKLKGCVIGTPVASAQVKSAILLAGLQASGTTSVIEPASSRDHTERMLKAFGADISIRGELGRNVVIKSGGNLIGQRILIPGDISSASFWMIAASIVPNSEILIQNVGLNPTRTGILNVMDSMGCNYEILDKSTIAGEPIGSIKVKTSNNLRSFTIEGDILPKLIDEIPILTVAACFCNGVSEIKDAQELRVKETDRLKVMARQLQKFGAEITEKEDGLIINGQSKFHSAEVDSETDHRVAMSLAIASLLAKGTSKIMRADAASVSYPTFWEELAKLTN is encoded by the coding sequence ATGTATAATATCCGCACAATAAAAGGTGGAGTTAATTTAAAAGGAAAAGTAAAAGTACCTGGAGATAAATCTATTTCTCATAGAGCTCTAATAATAGGAAGTATTGCTAAGGGTGAGACTACTATTGAGGGTTTCTTACATTCTGAAGACCCACTTTCAACTGCTGATTGTCTTAGAAAGTTAGGTGTAAATATACCAGAAATAAAAAAAAATGAGCCTTTTACTATTTCAGGTTTGGGTCTTGATGGATTTAAAGAGCCAAAAGAAATTCTAAATTGTGGGAATTCGGGAACCACCATGAGATTATTAATGGGGTTACTTGCCGGTCAAGAAGGCAGGAATTTTATCTTAACAGGTGACATTTCTCTAAATGAAAGGCCAATGGGGAGAGTGGGCAAACCGTTATCGTTAATGGGTGGCAAAATTTTTGGAAGAGAAAAAGGAAACAAAGCTCCAATCTCAATTGATGGGAATAAATTAAAAGGGTGTGTTATAGGAACCCCTGTAGCGAGTGCTCAAGTAAAATCTGCAATCTTATTGGCAGGCCTCCAAGCTTCTGGAACCACTTCTGTTATTGAACCAGCATCTTCAAGAGATCATACTGAAAGAATGTTAAAAGCTTTTGGAGCAGACATAAGTATCAGAGGAGAACTAGGAAGGAATGTAGTTATCAAGTCAGGGGGCAACTTAATTGGCCAGAGAATATTGATTCCTGGTGACATAAGCTCTGCTTCTTTTTGGATGATTGCTGCATCTATTGTTCCAAATTCTGAAATTTTAATTCAGAATGTCGGACTAAATCCGACTAGAACAGGGATTTTAAATGTAATGGATTCAATGGGGTGTAATTATGAGATTTTAGATAAATCGACTATTGCAGGTGAACCTATTGGATCTATTAAAGTAAAGACTTCAAATAATTTAAGATCATTCACTATTGAAGGAGATATTCTCCCAAAACTTATAGATGAAATTCCTATCCTTACTGTGGCTGCCTGTTTTTGTAATGGAGTTTCTGAAATTAAAGATGCACAAGAATTAAGAGTTAAGGAGACAGATCGATTAAAAGTCATGGCACGACAGTTACAAAAATTCGGTGCTGAAATAACAGAAAAAGAGGATGGGTTAATTATTAATGGGCAATCAAAATTTCATTCTGCGGAAGTAGATAGTGAGACAGATCATCGAGTAGCAATGAGTCTTGCTATTGCTTCACTTCTTGCCAAAGGTACCTCAAAAATTATGAGAGCAGATGCAGCTAGCGTCTCGTATCCCACTTTTTGGGAAGAACTGGCCAAACTAACTAACTAG
- a CDS encoding carbon-nitrogen hydrolase family protein has product MTDFLVAALQITSTSNVEANFTEAEEQIELAARRGAELIGLPENFAFLGGDDEKLRLASELSEKCANFLKTMSQRYQVFLLGGGYPVPAGDDSHTFNRSALFGKDGQILAKYDKIHLFDVDLPDGNLYKESSTILSGAEYPPVVDVPGLCKIGLSICYDVRFPELYRYLSSNGAELIMIPAAFTAFTGKDHWQILLQARAIENTAYVVAPAQTGIHYGRRQSHGHAMVIDPWGTVLSDAGKTQGAAIAPADKERVKKIREQMPSLKHRKIKLFSN; this is encoded by the coding sequence TTGACTGATTTTTTGGTAGCTGCATTGCAAATTACAAGTACTTCAAATGTTGAAGCAAATTTTACTGAAGCAGAAGAACAGATTGAACTAGCTGCTAGAAGAGGTGCTGAATTAATAGGATTGCCTGAGAATTTTGCTTTTTTAGGAGGAGATGATGAAAAGCTTAGATTAGCTTCTGAATTGTCAGAAAAGTGTGCAAATTTCCTAAAAACCATGTCTCAAAGATATCAAGTATTTCTTTTGGGAGGAGGGTATCCTGTCCCTGCCGGTGATGATAGTCATACTTTTAATAGGTCAGCCTTATTTGGGAAAGATGGACAGATATTGGCAAAATACGACAAGATTCACTTGTTTGATGTTGATTTGCCAGATGGAAATTTATACAAGGAATCGTCCACTATTTTATCTGGGGCAGAGTATCCACCAGTTGTAGATGTCCCAGGTTTATGCAAAATAGGATTATCGATTTGTTACGACGTTAGATTTCCTGAACTTTATAGATATTTGTCTTCGAATGGAGCAGAGCTAATTATGATTCCCGCAGCTTTTACAGCATTCACTGGAAAAGATCATTGGCAAATCCTTTTGCAAGCAAGAGCAATTGAGAATACAGCATATGTAGTCGCTCCAGCTCAAACTGGAATTCATTATGGGAGAAGGCAAAGTCATGGTCATGCAATGGTAATTGACCCTTGGGGGACAGTTTTATCTGATGCAGGAAAGACTCAGGGAGCCGCAATAGCTCCTGCTGATAAAGAAAGAGTAAAGAAAATTAGGGAGCAGATGCCAAGCCTTAAACATAGAAAAATTAAATTGTTTTCAAACTAA
- the glmU gene encoding bifunctional UDP-N-acetylglucosamine diphosphorylase/glucosamine-1-phosphate N-acetyltransferase GlmU yields the protein MLSVAILAAGKGTRMESSLPKVLHKISGKSLLQRVIDSCVALKPDQIFVITGHKSKEVQKSVPNDKKIHFVIQEPQSGTGHAIQVLCREVKNHEGTLLVLNGDVPLIRPSTLKRLLYLHDSKNADVSLITTKKTNPHGYGRVFLKGDFIERIVEEKDCNDLERENPLINAGIYCFNWSNLSGIINTLQSNNNQKEIYLTDTVSLLKNSLGLEVEDNGELQGINNRIQLSECEESIQNSIKEKHMLNGVTFINKASCSISEEAEIGKDVIIEANTHIRGKTKIKSNCIIGPNTFIDNSNVGLNCEISNSTVYASQIIDSVKIGPYSHIRPNSKISSFSKIGNFVEIKNSQLEEESKVNHLSYIGDSIIGSSTNIGAGTITANFDGQKKHQTKIGKNSSIGANTVFVAPINIGESVTTGAGSVITKDSKDNSLAISRTKQVNIENWERKKS from the coding sequence ATGTTAAGTGTTGCGATATTAGCAGCGGGCAAGGGCACTAGGATGGAAAGCTCATTGCCAAAAGTTTTACATAAAATTTCTGGCAAAAGTCTTCTACAAAGGGTAATTGATTCATGTGTCGCATTAAAACCTGATCAAATTTTCGTAATTACTGGGCACAAATCAAAAGAAGTACAAAAGTCAGTCCCAAACGATAAAAAAATCCATTTTGTTATTCAAGAACCTCAATCAGGAACCGGTCATGCTATACAGGTACTTTGTAGAGAAGTAAAAAATCATGAAGGAACACTATTGGTACTTAACGGAGATGTGCCACTAATTAGACCTAGCACTCTAAAAAGACTTTTGTATTTACATGATTCAAAAAATGCTGATGTTTCTTTAATTACTACAAAGAAAACAAATCCTCATGGATATGGCAGAGTTTTTTTGAAGGGTGATTTTATAGAGAGAATTGTTGAAGAAAAAGATTGCAATGATCTAGAAAGAGAAAATCCATTAATAAATGCAGGTATTTACTGTTTTAACTGGAGTAACTTGTCAGGAATAATTAATACCTTGCAAAGCAATAATAATCAAAAAGAGATTTACTTAACAGATACGGTATCTTTGCTAAAAAATTCCTTAGGCCTCGAGGTAGAGGATAATGGAGAGCTTCAAGGAATTAATAATAGAATTCAACTGTCAGAGTGCGAGGAAAGTATTCAGAATTCAATTAAAGAAAAGCATATGCTGAATGGTGTAACTTTTATAAACAAAGCAAGTTGTTCAATTAGTGAAGAAGCTGAAATTGGTAAGGATGTAATTATAGAGGCTAATACACATATAAGAGGAAAAACCAAAATAAAAAGTAATTGCATTATCGGACCAAATACTTTTATTGATAATTCTAATGTGGGACTAAATTGTGAAATTTCAAACTCTACTGTTTATGCATCTCAGATAATAGATTCTGTAAAAATTGGCCCTTATAGTCATATAAGACCTAATTCCAAAATATCTTCCTTTAGCAAAATAGGTAATTTTGTTGAAATCAAAAATAGTCAATTAGAGGAAGAATCTAAAGTAAATCATTTAAGTTATATTGGCGATTCTATTATTGGAAGCTCTACAAATATTGGAGCAGGTACTATTACTGCAAATTTTGATGGTCAGAAAAAACATCAAACAAAAATTGGTAAAAATTCCAGTATTGGTGCAAATACAGTTTTTGTAGCGCCAATTAATATCGGGGAATCAGTTACAACTGGAGCTGGTTCAGTGATCACAAAAGACTCCAAAGATAATTCATTAGCAATCTCAAGAACTAAGCAAGTGAATATAGAAAATTGGGAAAGAAAGAAATCCTAA
- a CDS encoding 2-phosphosulfolactate phosphatase family protein, with translation MNLTYYHVAKDVPENSPEIAIVIDVLRATTTISWALKNGADAIQVFADLDLLKESAIKWQAEKRLMLGERGGKKIEGFDLGNSPLSVTKKVVNGKRLFMSTTNGTKSLQKVQNAKHLFAMGLPNRKAVAEKIISLKSENVLILGSGWEGSYSLEDSLAAGALASYLKQNCDFEINILNDELQAALALWDVWKNDILKCLKTATHGKRLTSLGDYEDDFRCCSELDCLDIVPAQVERGVIRAS, from the coding sequence ATTAATCTTACTTATTACCACGTTGCAAAGGATGTTCCTGAAAATAGTCCAGAAATTGCAATTGTAATCGATGTTTTAAGAGCCACAACCACAATTTCTTGGGCTTTAAAAAACGGAGCTGATGCAATACAAGTTTTTGCAGATTTAGATTTATTAAAAGAATCTGCAATTAAGTGGCAAGCTGAAAAGAGACTAATGCTTGGAGAGAGAGGCGGAAAAAAGATTGAGGGCTTTGATTTAGGCAATTCTCCTTTATCAGTTACAAAAAAAGTTGTTAATGGTAAAAGACTATTTATGAGTACGACTAATGGGACTAAATCATTGCAAAAAGTCCAAAATGCTAAGCATTTATTTGCTATGGGTCTCCCAAATAGGAAAGCAGTTGCCGAAAAAATCATTTCATTAAAAAGTGAAAATGTTTTAATACTTGGTAGTGGTTGGGAAGGCTCTTATTCACTTGAGGATTCTTTAGCTGCTGGTGCTTTGGCTTCATACCTTAAACAGAACTGTGATTTCGAAATTAATATTCTGAATGACGAATTACAAGCTGCTTTGGCACTTTGGGATGTCTGGAAAAATGATATTTTGAAATGTTTAAAAACAGCAACCCATGGCAAAAGATTGACAAGTCTTGGAGATTATGAGGATGATTTTAGATGTTGCTCTGAACTTGATTGCTTAGATATTGTTCCAGCTCAAGTTGAAAGAGGTGTGATTCGTGCCTCATGA
- a CDS encoding MnmC family methyltransferase, with amino-acid sequence MSELIEVLTKDGSYSLRSVFFQENFHSLLGALEETKSKFTATSNLQRFKGKSLNVLDICFGLGYNSASLLDELIKQKSYLNLYALEIDKKPLEYSLRNESFFKLWAPKVRTIFESLYQKDYFEDQFFKCSILWGDAREKINIIPSSIKFDLIYLDGFSPQKCPQVWTIEFLSKVIENLNSQGYLITYSSSAAVRKTLRNLGLDIFTIKPSFKNRTFWSQGTVAISKFDENKFKPNFNFEKLSLMEEEHLLTKASIPYRDKDLNSSKDDIINRRLDEQLFSNLLSTKKWREKWGMTKLSIKS; translated from the coding sequence TTGTCTGAATTAATAGAAGTTTTAACTAAAGATGGTAGTTACTCTCTAAGAAGTGTTTTTTTTCAAGAGAACTTCCATAGTTTATTGGGCGCATTGGAGGAAACAAAGTCAAAGTTTACAGCTACTTCTAATTTGCAAAGATTTAAGGGAAAATCTCTTAATGTTTTGGATATATGTTTTGGTTTAGGATACAATTCTGCTTCTTTATTAGATGAATTGATTAAACAAAAATCCTATTTGAATTTGTATGCGTTAGAGATTGATAAAAAGCCTCTTGAATATTCGCTTAGAAATGAATCTTTTTTTAAATTATGGGCTCCAAAAGTCAGAACAATATTTGAATCACTTTATCAAAAAGATTACTTTGAGGATCAATTTTTTAAGTGCAGTATTTTGTGGGGTGATGCTAGAGAAAAAATCAACATTATTCCTTCATCTATTAAATTCGATCTGATTTATTTAGATGGTTTTTCTCCTCAAAAATGCCCACAAGTATGGACAATTGAATTTTTATCTAAAGTCATAGAAAATCTTAATTCTCAGGGTTATTTAATAACTTATTCTTCTTCAGCAGCAGTAAGAAAAACTTTAAGAAATCTTGGATTAGACATTTTTACTATTAAGCCTAGTTTTAAAAACAGAACTTTTTGGAGTCAGGGAACTGTCGCAATATCAAAATTTGATGAGAATAAATTTAAACCTAATTTCAATTTCGAGAAGTTATCTTTAATGGAAGAAGAACATCTCTTAACTAAAGCTAGTATTCCATATAGAGATAAAGATTTAAACTCAAGTAAAGACGATATAATCAATAGAAGATTAGATGAGCAATTATTCTCAAATCTATTATCGACAAAAAAATGGAGGGAGAAATGGGGAATGACGAAGTTATCCATTAAGAGTTAG
- a CDS encoding N-acetylmuramoyl-L-alanine amidase yields the protein MIKFLDNKLFRYLSVFLFLNSSILPVKSSSALAAWAINTNGVLELRTKSNSNLKAYFQKATQIYGDRFWVDFPGELKNPRIIKGNGPIKEIRLGKPNKGKTRLVVEFKEDTYLKPLTWQMVGLDQNRWRIKLFNSKYSFKKIGEGLVEKKRGNIKVNQNLIHKKRNNYGYLKLPEVKRNKFEVVIDPGHGGPDPGAIGIGGIRETDVVLEVSKIVKNLLSEKGVKVRLTRTNDVDLDLPPRVSIANNTDADIFVSIHANASRGKRRDINGLETFYYRGWRGRLLAKRIQKQILRVSPGSPDRGVKQGRFYVIKNTRMPAVLVEIGFLTGRLDARRLEKITHRKRLAYAIAKGILEYLGKVG from the coding sequence ATGATAAAGTTTTTAGATAATAAACTTTTTCGTTATTTATCCGTTTTTTTATTTTTAAATTCTTCAATCCTCCCAGTTAAATCTTCAAGTGCTCTTGCGGCATGGGCTATAAACACTAATGGGGTTTTAGAATTAAGAACCAAATCAAATTCAAATTTAAAAGCATATTTTCAGAAGGCTACCCAAATATATGGAGATAGATTCTGGGTAGATTTTCCGGGAGAATTAAAAAATCCCAGAATTATAAAAGGTAATGGTCCAATAAAAGAAATTAGATTAGGTAAACCAAATAAGGGTAAAACAAGATTAGTAGTTGAATTTAAAGAAGACACTTATTTGAAACCTTTGACTTGGCAAATGGTTGGCTTAGATCAAAATAGATGGAGAATTAAACTATTTAACTCAAAATATTCATTTAAAAAGATTGGTGAAGGTTTAGTTGAAAAGAAAAGAGGAAATATCAAAGTAAATCAAAATTTAATTCATAAGAAGAGAAACAATTATGGTTACTTAAAATTACCAGAGGTAAAACGAAACAAGTTTGAGGTTGTAATCGATCCAGGGCATGGAGGACCTGATCCAGGAGCAATAGGTATTGGTGGTATTAGAGAAACAGATGTTGTTCTAGAGGTTTCAAAAATAGTTAAGAATTTACTTTCTGAGAAAGGTGTCAAAGTAAGGTTGACTAGAACAAATGACGTTGATTTGGATTTACCTCCAAGAGTTTCCATTGCTAATAATACGGATGCAGATATCTTTGTAAGTATTCATGCAAATGCCTCAAGAGGTAAAAGAAGGGACATAAATGGATTGGAAACCTTTTATTACAGGGGGTGGAGAGGAAGATTACTCGCGAAAAGAATTCAAAAACAAATTTTAAGAGTTTCCCCTGGGAGTCCTGATCGAGGAGTTAAACAAGGTCGATTTTATGTAATTAAAAATACTAGGATGCCTGCAGTCCTTGTAGAAATTGGATTTTTAACGGGAAGATTAGATGCAAGAAGATTAGAAAAAATAACCCATCGAAAAAGAT